tcgcgatctcaaacgtattctcaaaactatataattttcaacatcttcaaaatcaatatttcgatcgctaacagcttcaccagatccatccagtgacagttacagtcatatttcattgcgttcagtacttgctctgcaataaatcgctgagccatttcatgtttttcttattatttcgttttctgtctaaatgagtcgtcacttcagcattgtgtatcagacattgccaccttgtggaataaaggtgaattgcacttattccgtcatctaagattcaattattgttgtgcagaaaaaatatacatacactcatacacacctcgggtcgtttgcgaccctatacaatttttacaaaaaatgaatacaaaaacaggcattcttttataattttataatttttttcttgttatattctttataatgaattgatggaggaataccaagaaggttgatgtctaactttaaaaaatgaacgaggaggagggtagtgaatgacgtcccgggtcactaaagacccgaggtatgcatttcagggttaatttgtgttctgaagataaacgaagatcttacgggtgtggaaggacatgagggcgagtaagaaatggcagaattttcatttttgagtgaactaaccctttcagtaCTAAAAAGCACTAAAATCAttaactgaaaaataaatacaaaccaaAACTAGCTAAAATttgaactgaaatgaaaataaatgaaaactaaataacaaaaacatatttatgcaaaattaaaaaaaattaaaaataaaagtaataaaatgacaaaaacacacaataaaatgactaaaaaattaaaccaaaatgaacatgaaagctaaaaatataaaaatgaaagcaatgtcaaaatattaataaaactaaaaaaaaaaaaagtacatacttttgagtgtgtagcaaaagagtaggcaagctttgggacatacatTACTTTGTCATTATTGTATCTTTAACAAACCACTCTGTCGCTTAGTTACTTGCATCCTGTCATAGTTTACACTGCCCTGTCAATCttcttgtcacagttaaaattctccacattcaatttaatttaatttcctgCCGTTTgggagagaaatgtagcagcaCATAGATCTGCCAGTCGTGGGTCTTTCATGCGGAGACTCTCCTCATGCTTGCATAATGATGGTTAATGACCAAATGGTTAATTCCATGATGGTTAattcacaatgctgttgcagatggAATATAATGCAGATAACActtaataaatatcttttcgTCAGAttagatactgattattaattataaatctctcactttttatttgtgtttatagttCTATTGAATCCTCATCTACAGCGCAATGGgatgtgggcaatattagccgttAGAGTGTACGCGGCTCTGCACTTCGGATTCTAACCAGAAAAATAGACCATCTgggtatctttggaatactcatttcaacatactataTATTGAATACTATTTAGCACAGATGGTATGCGAATTGGGACACAACAAGAGTTTCCAGACGTACATGAGATTAGCTAAACTACAGGCTAACTAACTACATGGAAGCTGCTGAAACAactcgaatcagtgaatcagtAAATTGTTTCTTAGAATGAATCAAGAGTGGACTGAGAGGACCAATCAGCTGAGCATATTTGACTGTTGCTAGCTTGGCAGTAAAGATGCACTCAAACAATGTGAAACTCAAACAGCGATGTAGCATTTGGCCATGCTACACTGCTACTTGTTGGAAATAGTACCTTGTTACTGAAAAAACTACACTTACTTAGTTACTCACCACCACTGGTGACGGCAATGTAAGACTGACTGATCTAAGGAGTCCGGTCCTCAGGGTGGGATAGAGTTTCTCATTATATCCcttcagaaacacacacatacagacagacGAACACACTTTCCAGCACAACATAGTTGAGGCGGCAAGGAGCTGGACATTCCCCGTCATCACAGTCAGGCCACAACCAGTTGTCATGTCTCTCAGACTAGAGTGGTCGGCCAAAGAGCGTCACCTCATACTTCACTTCTCCACCTTGAGGTCTGCCAGCTGTGTTGAGTTTACCAGAGCTACAGCGAGAAGGTGACAGCTGAATTTAACACCAGAAGAGCAAGACAGGTGAAAccaagacagacagacagagagagagcgagagagagactgTAAACACTACAGGAAACACCTGCTTTCCTCCAGCATTTTGACCTTCTTCTGTTTCAGCTCTCCTTGTTTCACTGGTAAACAAATACGCATTTTGGTAGGATGCACATTTATGGGAGTTTCTTCAACTACAGGCACTTGTATGTCATTAAAACAGACCTCAACTTGACTCAACAGTCAAGTCCATACTCATCAGCACAACATTTGTGCAAAATTAttttgcacctttaaaatatgaaagtcagttttgtcaaattatgcaaaaaGTTCCACAATATTAATTAAGATGATTAAATTAGGATACATAAAAAGCTAGCTTGAAACTAGCCTTAGCAAGTCAAAGTGTTCTAGTCATTTTATCCACATTGTCAGAGGACAAATTACATAAATGAATGGGTTTGaaaagtatatatttaataGAGCCAAAAGAGCCCAGAAACATGTAATAATTCAATTGTAGCATAAATTTACTTCAGTTTAACAGTATGGTGCCGTCAGTCAGCCATTTTAGTCAGAGAAACCAAACTGTTGCTCTTCAAGGCTGTATGACTGCTCTTATTCCTGTAATTTAAAAGTAAACTgtcatttgtgtaatttaattggggattttttatttttatagaagTATCTATCGCAGCTGGCGGAGGAAAGTCTTTTGAACTTCCACACAGAGTCGCCAAACACTGATTGAAGCTCATGTGAGACTACTGGGACTGCACCGCTGCTGGGACATACTGAATGAGACAAATCCATCAAGACAGAGAgacacaacacaaacacaaagagGAAGGGAAGGAACACAAGGAGAACCGGAGCAATTGGACCCTCTGTGTACTCTAGTTCATAGTAATGTGAATTTTATGAACgttttcatgaattaaaaaatgggttattaaatatcatattttaaaggaatagttcactggaaaaaatgtaaacgcatattacatTTTTGTCAGTGAAATACAGTGATTTTTCTAAATGTTCATGCTGCTGTGTTCCTGTACAGTGGAAGTGAATGGGTACTGTGGCTCCAACATTTAAAAAGAGtcataaaagtaccataaaagtaatccatgtgcaGTGCTGGATAGTatctgattacatgtaatctggattacgtaatcagGTTCCTAAAATGAaatacttgtaattagattatatgacattttaaaatacttgactacagttactttttattgAGTACTTGATCACTTAATCACAAAATAGCAGTAAATCATTCATAATTCAATGATTATTCCTAATCCtcccaattttattttttaattttttctctcTAAAAAAGCCTATTGCTTATATATGTTCAGAAAATCTTCCAGTTTTATGGAATTGCACACACAAGAGTGGCCATTAGCTATAATTACATGGAAATTGAGAGGCCACACAACATAAacaagtaaaatatttttagtaagtgttttatttattaattagctttttGTCAAATTACGAACCCTGCAGTTCCAACACAAACCCCAGTTTGAGAAAGCCTGAAGTATGTTTAATGCACTTCACATTGTTGATAACAAAGCGTGGaatacattttctttctctttgcatttttatatcaatatgctaCAAGATTATCATATTCAAAACAATGTGATAAATgagttaggtcaaaagtaatcaaaaagtaatcagattataTTACCTAAAATGTGTAACAGATTAGCCTACGTCACTAACTACAATTTTCATCATGTAATTTATATTCCGTAATGGATTACAGtttgtaagtaatctacccgTGAACTGTCCATGTGATATGTGTGCTATATTCCTAGTCTTTTGAAGCCATATGGAGCTGGCCATGATTGAACTAAAATGAGTGAATGAAAAAGTCGTGACCACAATATCTTTTTTCTCCTCCtacgtacacttttaaaaataaaggttcttttttGGCATCTGTGGTTGCATGAAGaatctttaacatccatggaacctttccattccacaaaaggttctttatagtgaaaaaggggtctttacatttttaaaatgttattcatACTAAGAAGAAAAATCACAGAAAGGTTCTTCTGTGGCATCACTGCAAAAACCCACCTTTtggaatctttatttttaagtgtgtaCTTGACAGCCTCAGttcccattcactttcattgtcaCTTTctgcaaaatatcttcatttgtgttccaaagaacaCAGAGGTTTGAAATGAcgtgaggttgagtaaataatgacaatttcCATTTTGCAGTGAACTGTCTTGTTAAGTACACTGTCCTTATTCATAGGACACAAGGTGGCGTGTGTATCCTCTGTAGGTCAGGAAGTTTTTTTACACTGTGAAAAATATGTATCAGAATGTGAAATGCACTGGTAAGTGTAGTGTTTACATCATTTGCATCTGTCTCATTCATACTCTAAAGCTTGCATATGCTTTAGAGCTTGCAGATTTTCCTTCGGAAGTGccttatttaaatttgtatttaaatttgAAGAGGTGTAAAATGATCCTCAGGTTAATACTTGTTAATATTCTGTTGTATTGCATTTTCTGtggtcattttttttcttcagtgttcAGGTCTTGAATCTGTTTCATGcttaaatattcacttttttaaaGTGCCTTAGGTGGTCAAGTGTAGTTAATGTCTCaaaatgcataataataataataataataataatattttcatcATTGTTGTACACAGAGCTCAGACTTTAGGGATACTTGAACTGGACCATGCTTATTTATCTAatatcaaatttatttgttgtgtgtgagtgtgtgtgttataaTGTGAGTATATTATTGGAATGGTTCTGGAAAACTTTTTGTCCGCTGTTTTATATTCTGTTAATGATAGCATCCCATTTTTCTGAAAGAAAGATCTGTATAATTATTTTGGGTTGCATTGATGCAAATATTGAATAAACATTTTGGAAATAGTGTGGCCTGATATTTATGTGAAAACGACGAATACCGAAGCTTCGTGTCCCATAATGGCCCTGAATGACATGTCTTGGCCTGTACATTACGAAATAAACCTTGCATCTTTTTTAACctgtggtcttttttttttttaaatgggtcaGTTGAATAATATAACAGAGAGACAGTGACTTCATCCTCACCCATGCGCAATCTATTACATAATGACATCACTTCTGTTCCAGCGTCCATCCCCGGGCGGCGGAAAGTCACGATCTTTAACGAACACCTCGTAGAAAATACGAGAAAGACCTGCTTCATCAGATCTCAATTTTCATTGGTCAACTTGTTATCCGCCTCTATtattctgaccaatcagagagcTCGCAGGGCAGGATTACGCTATCGAGTTGCTGGGCAGAGAACACAAAATCAACATCAGCGGAGAATACGTTCGAACTTGGACTGCGCGATAAAGCAGGTTAGTAGGATTTGTTCTTCGTCGACTGGCTGTTGTTTGAAAGAAACTTATTTTGCAACATATAACACTTGTGAAGGTTTTACCTTACAGGCTGCGTCAAATAAAGGCTAAAACGCGTTTGTTCTCTGCACGCCCTGAGGctttgtttatgtttatgttgcGTCCGTGCATTTGCGCGTGCACATAACGCCATGCATTAAATTCGTGTTATACGTCAAATATAAAACACGTTAATAAAATTTAGTATAAAAACTGAGTATTGTTTCGCCAAAACACTTTGTTTTAGAGAGTGTAGATCTTCTGTTTGTATGGTAATGCGGTCCATTCATTGTGTTAGGCTTGTGTATGAGCCAAATGGACGCTGCTGATTGGAGCAGCTGTCTGTCTGTATTCATTTATGCTTGAGAAAGATTGACATATTAACTTTAACATATCTGCATCCTAGGTGCAAAAGCACATTTCATACGCTGAAAAACTTAATTCCTTAACCATGGCAACTGACTGTGAGGCATGGCTAAATGCAAACCCTGTTGGTAAGTTCAAGTTTAAATGTTTCTAGGTCAGTGTTTGAGAACTATTTGCTctcatattttgtatttgataTGATAAGTCTTGGTGAAGTTGTCAAGGTCAGGACTATCACTTGTTTGTACTCTCTCAGTGGTACAGTTTGTACTCTCTTAGTGGATTAGTTTGTACTCTCTTAGTGGAATAAAAGTCTTTTAATGGGCCCAAACTAGAGTTAAtgctatttttatgtatatttagtCAAACTATTCACATGTTATCATCCACAGAGGCCGGAAATCTTAGCGATTCCTTCCCCTCCGGGGACGAGGACAGCACCTTCGCTGGAAATGTCAATAATGAGATCAATGGAAACTGGATATTGGCCCCCACCGGCAGCATTCATGAGGCAAGACTCAAGGCCAAGGTGAAGAGACGTCTGAGGAAGAACTCCTCCCGGGACTCAGGCCGGGGCGACTCGCTGAGTGATAACGGTGATGTGGTCCGGTCCACCGTTCCGCCCACCAGCCCTAAGGGCAAACTGCTTAACCGGAGGTCGAGGATGGGCAAGGGACGAGGCCTGCCGAAGAAAGGTATTGGTGCTGTTTTCATTCCTTAAAGCCCTTACACACCAAGAGCCACAACTATATGCATCTACACCAACAGATGAAAATGTTCTGGACTTcagatattttgatttattatgTGCACTGCAATAAAATATTGGAGTGcacataaatatgaataaattaaatttggaGTTCTGGAATTCTGAAAGATCCAGAAGTCCAGTGCatgttaaaaacaaattaagtgTTGGCCTGGCTCTGTTCCAGCATCCACCGCTTTATTTTAGCCAATTAGAGGGCTAACAAACATCCGACTGATTCTTAATGCGAAGGAACTGACACAAGCAACCAAACCCCATATGCATTCACACATGCGTTCATAACAGACGGTCACTCCCATTCATTCAAATGTTGTTTTACCCAGCGGTGGTCCTTTGTCGAGGGTTCAACGTCCCTGAGTGCAACAGACCTGAATTGATTTGGAAAAGTCTGGCTTGCAGAAAAAACGGCCTACATGCCGTCTGACTGGCTGCGTCAAGTACACTACATGTGTGCTGACTTGCTAACATAATACCAAGTCTGCAAAAAAACCCAACACTTGACTCTCTTTGTGTCTGATGGTGATCATTTAATCGTCTAGATGAGTGTTTTAGCTGAGATTATCGCCCCCTCCTGACCTTTCCACCTCCCCCATCACCCACAAGATGACTTAATGGCACACTTCTCTTTTTGATTCCCTCTGCAATGGCACAGTCGGCCCTGTTTGTGTTGCGTAACTGCTCGTTAAGTCAGCCCGCAGGGCAGGGCAGGAGATCCTGTTAGCTTTTTTTGGCCAGAATCCTTCAGATGTAGGCATTGCAGTGAAAATGTAGTAGGTTTGCAAGTGCCCCACTTCATCCATATAGGCCTGAAAACAAAGTGGATTACAACGTATTGACAGTGTCTTTGGAGGCTTTGCGGTCCTTAAATCCGAAATTACAAATTGGTGACCAACCGATGGATAGAATCAAGTCTCCACCTtaaattcttttctttttcagtaatctgtttcactcagatgtacatcacaatactttaaaaaacaaaaacaaaaaaaaaactgttgctACTTACATTTCATTGCAAGTAAAATGAAGCACAGTGTATTTTAACATGAAGGATGTTGCAGCCCTATAACAGCTGGAAAGGAGGGCCCTATCCCAAATAGTATGGTTccaattattaaaaacataaggGGTGGGGGGATATTAATGTGATGATATTAgataattaaattacattactaaaatgcataatttatttttacctGTAATTCAACCTATTAAAAGGtattttcaaatgattattttagcaCATGCATAATACCATTGGCTTTGACTCCAGCCAAAAGTGAAATAGTTTACTAAAAGactttctcaaaatatcttcttttatgttccacaagTTTAGAATGGCATAAGTGTGTAGCAGAACATCTATACCTTGCGTGCATACACTGCTttggtgttgttttttttttaaccagttTGGTTAGAATCAGTTTCTGTTTCTTGGTTAAGTATCAGTTTGATGCTTGTGGTCAGAGCTCTGCACATATCGAGAGATGATGTCACTAGCTGTGAATTAAAGGGGCCCAGCTCTGTTTACGGGACGACATTGTGTGGTTAAAGAgtttgttcacccaaacatgaaatttctgtcattaagtactcaccctcatgtcgttccgaGGCCGCCTTCtgttatcttcggaacacaaattaagatatttttgatgatatccaagagtgttttttttaaaaaaagtgttttccttttatcccccatagaaagtaatgtaattgtcgtcatttaaggtccagaaatgtagtaaagacatcgttaaaatagtcaatgggactgcagtggttcaaccttaatgttatgaagagatgagaatactttttgtgctcaaaagcaaaatataaataattcatGTTTCCCCTGTCATTCTTCtacactgtttacattcagcgcttccaggttctacatcagaacaccggctcagtattggtcggctcctgtgtcagcatcacacacgtgtcgtgctgctcacatgaacagcgtacgccaataatgagtctgtgttcggacataaacacagaagtgctgcacgtaaacagcgtaggagaatggCAGGGGAGAGACGAACTTGTTGCTTCATtaaattaaggttaaaccactgtagtaaTGTCGACTTTTTTAACCAtatttttactacttttttggaccttgaatgactaattacgttgctttctatggggattaaaaaaaaaaccttggatttcaacaaaaaaatcttaatttgttctgaagatgaacaaaggtcttatgggtttggaagacatgagggtgagtacttaatgacagaaatgtaatttttgggtcaactaaccctttaacatgacAATGTATTTTCATTTGCTACAGCAGAAGGTACTGAAAGAGTTGCATGATTTTCGTTCTTCTTTCCATTCTCGACATGTCGTCACTTTCAGAGTTCCTCCAAAGCATTTTATTGTTCTGAAAGGATATTGTGTTTTGTATTCATAGGTGGGGCTGGTGGTAAAGGTGTTTGGGGAACACCTGGGGAAGTTTATGACGAAGATGAAGTTGATGTTAAAGATCCCAATTACGATGCGGAGCAGGTAAGAGCCACGCAATACGCTcgcctttgcttttttttttaaccatgaaATTGGCACTCAAACTTGTTTCTCCAGGAGAACTGTGTATATGAGACGGTCGTCCTCCCTCTGGATGAAGAGACGTTTGAGAAGACGGTCACTCCTATCGTTCAAGAGTACTTTGAGCACGGGGATGCTAATGAAGTGGCGGTGAGATTTATGACCGTGTTGTTGAATGAGGAGACGGCTTTTGCCCTTTCATATCTAATCGGTGTCATGCAGTCCTGTGCGATTATTTTTATGAGTAAACAAACCTGGGGAACGGTGTATTCTCATTATAATCAGGACATGTCACTCTGTTCCTTCAGGAACTGCTTGCCGAGCTTAATCTGGGCGGCATGCGTGGTGACGTGCCCATGCTAGCCATATCGCTAGCGCTGGAAGCGAAAGCCAGCCACAGGGAACTGACGTCACGACTGCTcagcgagctctgtgggcacgTGCTTACGGCTGGTGACGTGGAGGCCTCCTTCCACAAACTGCTCAAAGAGCTGCCCGACCTGGTGCTGGACACACCAGGGGCTCCGCAGGTAACACGCTAAAGCTAGTGTACATTTAAGGTGTCTGTCACTTTTACTATTGCAAAAACTTGGGAGTTGTTCAAACCCTTAACCCTACgtattaaaggtagggtaggcaattccggagaggctagcaatagcaagatGGCTTTGAAAGTATCAGATTATGGGTTGCCATCTCGTAATCAAGGTTACGACATGGCATGACTTcagcataagcttgttgttttggttcaggaggaactgtaaaaggtggctaCTGTTTGTTTTTGGTGCTCAGTGActgtctacaactctgcatagccACATCCAACACGCTGATTATGTGTGATGTCTGCACTAGCAGGTGCATGGAGGTATGGAAATGCatatgttgacaggcaggtaggacatcgtaTCATTGCATTCAGATTTCGGACTGA
This genomic stretch from Megalobrama amblycephala isolate DHTTF-2021 linkage group LG2, ASM1881202v1, whole genome shotgun sequence harbors:
- the pdcd4b gene encoding programmed cell death protein 4b; this encodes MATDCEAWLNANPVEAGNLSDSFPSGDEDSTFAGNVNNEINGNWILAPTGSIHEARLKAKVKRRLRKNSSRDSGRGDSLSDNGDVVRSTVPPTSPKGKLLNRRSRMGKGRGLPKKGGAGGKGVWGTPGEVYDEDEVDVKDPNYDAEQENCVYETVVLPLDEETFEKTVTPIVQEYFEHGDANEVAELLAELNLGGMRGDVPMLAISLALEAKASHRELTSRLLSELCGHVLTAGDVEASFHKLLKELPDLVLDTPGAPQLLGQFIARAVADNILSKSFIDGYKGQVDCEYARAALDRAAVLLRMSRWTGLRIDSLWGSGGGQRPVNQLIKEVNLLLKEYLLSGDTVEAERCLRELEVPHFHHEFVYEAVIMVLESKGDRTLQIILQLLKSLCASTVITVDQLRRGFERVYLDMADISIDVPCAYSLLEQFVEQSFNAGVIDKKLRDLCPCRGRKRFMSEGDGGRLKLESY